A stretch of Cyanobacteria bacterium FACHB-DQ100 DNA encodes these proteins:
- a CDS encoding DUF2358 domain-containing protein has product MNLVEQLRQDYARFPADQTYSLYASDVFFQDPMNRFEGVDRYRAMIKFIGTAFLNVRMDLHAIEQVGDEIKMRWTLSWNAPLPWKPRMAISGRSELKVNPDGLISSHIDYWDCSRWEVVKQIFNSSTD; this is encoded by the coding sequence GTGAATTTAGTCGAACAATTGCGTCAGGATTATGCACGGTTCCCAGCCGATCAGACTTACAGCCTGTATGCATCGGATGTGTTTTTTCAAGATCCGATGAATCGGTTTGAGGGAGTCGATCGCTATCGCGCCATGATCAAGTTTATTGGGACGGCGTTTCTGAATGTGCGAATGGATTTGCACGCGATCGAGCAGGTCGGCGATGAAATTAAGATGCGCTGGACGCTGAGCTGGAATGCACCGTTGCCGTGGAAGCCGAGAATGGCAATTTCAGGTAGAAGTGAATTAAAGGTGAATCCCGATGGGCTGATTTCATCGCACATCGATTACTGGGATTGCTCGCGCTGGGAGGTGGTGAAGCAAATCTTTAACTCCAGCACAGATTAA